From a region of the Rouxiella sp. S1S-2 genome:
- a CDS encoding MFS transporter has protein sequence MPIDNAITAQKGLVAATCLSYVIVILDTSIVNVGLAPLASTLQTTVSGLQWVVNAYTLTFASLLLGGGSLGDKFGAKKTYLIGLLLFAAASAGCGLSSTLPALIFGRILQGVGASLLVPSSLALINNAFSNTHGRAKAIGVWAGCGGIAMAAGPLLGGVLIHFFGWRSIFLLNVPIALLAALLAVRIPAPASPTHRKPIDLSGQLLAIISLATSIAVLIEMAPRGWHDPLIQLGTAVALGACGLFVMVERRCKQPMLPMNLFRLAEFSASALVSLISGLVFYGLFFLLSLYFQQVRGWTPLDTGLAFLPLTLLVTLGSFSAGKINRLIGPLWLIAGCCGLYAAGFAGLLFMGENAPYWRIALCFPALGLAAGVITPVATASLMGSIKKDRAGIAAGVLNASRQTGSALGVAIFGSLMMSIQSFTTGLHLALCVAIALSVLAGVLWTAILLPSSSHKKTTP, from the coding sequence TTGCCAATCGACAATGCTATCACCGCCCAAAAAGGGTTAGTTGCCGCCACCTGCCTCAGCTACGTTATCGTGATACTCGACACCTCAATTGTTAACGTTGGCCTCGCCCCTCTTGCCTCCACTCTGCAAACCACCGTGTCCGGACTGCAGTGGGTAGTGAATGCCTACACCTTAACCTTTGCCAGCCTGCTGCTCGGCGGCGGGTCGCTGGGTGATAAATTTGGCGCAAAAAAAACGTATCTTATCGGATTACTGCTTTTTGCCGCCGCCTCGGCAGGATGTGGACTGTCCTCCACCCTTCCCGCTCTTATTTTCGGCAGAATATTGCAGGGTGTAGGCGCGTCTCTGCTGGTACCCTCCTCGTTGGCGTTGATTAACAACGCGTTTTCCAACACGCATGGCCGAGCCAAAGCCATCGGCGTCTGGGCCGGTTGCGGAGGTATCGCCATGGCGGCGGGTCCACTATTAGGTGGGGTTCTGATCCACTTTTTTGGCTGGCGAAGTATTTTTCTGCTCAATGTGCCGATTGCCCTGCTTGCCGCACTGCTGGCGGTGCGCATCCCCGCCCCCGCTTCCCCCACTCACCGGAAACCGATAGATTTGAGCGGGCAGCTGCTCGCGATTATCTCGCTGGCGACGTCGATTGCCGTCCTGATTGAAATGGCGCCACGCGGCTGGCACGACCCTCTCATACAGCTTGGCACGGCAGTGGCGTTAGGCGCCTGCGGACTTTTCGTCATGGTCGAGCGTCGCTGCAAACAGCCGATGCTACCGATGAACTTGTTTCGTCTTGCAGAATTCTCCGCCTCGGCGCTGGTGTCGCTCATTTCGGGGTTAGTATTTTATGGACTCTTTTTCCTGTTGAGTCTTTATTTTCAGCAGGTTCGCGGATGGACACCGCTGGATACTGGGCTAGCCTTTCTTCCTCTGACCCTGCTGGTGACATTAGGCAGTTTTAGCGCGGGTAAAATTAACCGACTCATCGGGCCGCTTTGGCTGATTGCCGGTTGCTGCGGTTTATATGCCGCCGGCTTTGCGGGGCTGCTGTTCATGGGGGAAAACGCACCTTACTGGCGTATTGCCCTGTGTTTTCCGGCACTGGGACTGGCAGCAGGAGTGATAACACCGGTCGCAACGGCCTCACTGATGGGCAGTATCAAAAAAGACAGGGCAGGCATCGCAGCAGGCGTGCTGAACGCCAGTCGGCAAACGGGGTCGGCGCTGGGGGTCGCAATTTTTGGCAGCTTAATGATGTCGATTCAATCCTTTACCACCGGCCTGCACCTCGCCCTCTGCGTCGCTATCGCGCTGTCAGTACTGGCAGGCGTCTTGTGGACCGCGATATTATTACCCAGCTCCAGCCATAAAAAAACCACGCCCTAA
- the aroK gene encoding shikimate kinase AroK, producing MAEKRNIFLVGPMGAGKSTIGRQLAQQLNMEFFDSDHEIERRTGADVGWVFDLEGEEGFRDREEKVINELTEKQGIVLATGGGSVKSRETRNRLSARGVVVYLETTIEKQLARTQRDKKRPLLQVSSPPREVLEALAAERNPLYEEIADVTIRTDDQSAKVVANQIINMIESN from the coding sequence ATGGCAGAGAAACGCAATATCTTTCTGGTTGGGCCTATGGGTGCCGGCAAAAGCACTATTGGTCGACAGTTAGCTCAACAACTCAATATGGAGTTTTTTGACTCCGATCACGAAATTGAGCGACGTACCGGAGCTGATGTGGGCTGGGTATTTGATTTGGAAGGTGAGGAAGGATTCCGCGACCGCGAAGAGAAAGTGATCAACGAGCTCACCGAAAAACAAGGCATCGTTCTGGCAACTGGTGGCGGATCCGTGAAATCACGTGAAACGCGTAACCGCTTGTCAGCCCGCGGCGTCGTCGTATATTTAGAAACTACAATTGAAAAACAGCTGGCACGTACTCAACGTGACAAGAAACGTCCTTTGTTGCAGGTGAGTTCTCCGCCACGTGAAGTGCTTGAAGCACTTGCGGCAGAGCGCAACCCGCTGTACGAAGAGATAGCGGACGTGACAATCCGTACTGACGACCAAAGCGCCAAAGTTGTTGCTAATCAAATCATTAACATGATTGAAAGCAATTAA
- the aroB gene encoding 3-dehydroquinate synthase, translated as MERITVTLGERSYPITIAAGLFNDPASFMPVKAGDQVMLVTNQTLAPLYLDKVRSVLEQAGVRVDQVILPDGEQYKSLSVLNEVFSALLEKPHGRDTTLIALGGGVVGDLTGFAAASYQRGVRFIQVPTTLLSQVDSSVGGKTAVNHPLGKNMIGAFYQPASVVVDVDCLRTLPARELSSGLAEVIKYGIILDADFFVWLENNLDALLALDITALSYCIRRCCELKAEVVAADEHEHGMRALLNLGHTYGHAIEAAMGYGNWLHGEAIAAGMVMACYTAHRLGQFSLQDIERVKSLLVRAGLPVSGPQEMTAESYLPHMMRDKKVLAGELRLVLPTAVGQSEVRKGVPHDMVLASIEDCRVP; from the coding sequence ATGGAGAGGATTACTGTAACGTTAGGGGAACGTAGTTATCCCATTACGATTGCCGCCGGATTGTTTAACGATCCGGCTTCTTTTATGCCTGTAAAGGCGGGTGATCAAGTCATGCTGGTTACAAACCAGACATTGGCACCTCTCTATCTGGACAAAGTTCGTTCAGTGCTGGAGCAGGCAGGCGTTCGTGTTGATCAGGTGATTCTGCCTGATGGCGAACAGTACAAATCCCTGTCTGTTCTTAATGAAGTTTTTTCGGCGTTACTGGAAAAACCTCATGGTCGTGATACCACGCTCATCGCGCTTGGCGGCGGTGTTGTGGGTGATTTGACCGGCTTTGCTGCGGCTAGCTATCAACGTGGTGTGCGCTTTATACAGGTGCCCACCACGCTGCTTTCTCAGGTTGACTCTTCCGTTGGGGGCAAAACTGCCGTCAACCATCCGTTAGGCAAGAACATGATTGGGGCATTTTATCAACCTGCTTCGGTCGTGGTCGATGTAGACTGCCTGCGTACTCTGCCAGCGCGTGAACTTTCTTCTGGTCTGGCAGAGGTTATCAAATACGGCATTATTCTGGATGCCGATTTCTTCGTTTGGCTCGAGAACAACCTCGATGCACTGTTAGCGCTCGATATCACCGCGCTTTCTTACTGCATTCGTCGTTGCTGCGAGCTGAAAGCCGAGGTTGTGGCCGCTGATGAGCACGAACACGGCATGCGTGCCTTGCTCAATCTGGGTCACACCTACGGCCATGCTATTGAAGCTGCAATGGGCTATGGCAACTGGCTACACGGCGAAGCCATCGCCGCCGGCATGGTTATGGCCTGTTATACCGCGCATCGTCTTGGTCAGTTCAGTCTGCAGGACATCGAGCGTGTGAAGTCTTTGCTGGTACGCGCAGGCTTGCCTGTCAGCGGCCCGCAGGAGATGACCGCCGAGTCTTATCTGCCACACATGATGCGCGATAAAAAAGTATTGGCCGGTGAGTTGCGCCTGGTTCTGCCAACGGCAGTGGGGCAATCTGAAGTGCGCAAAGGCGTACCTCATGACATGGTGTTGGCCTCGATTGAAGATTGCCGGGTGCCTTGA
- the trpS gene encoding tryptophan--tRNA ligase, producing MSKPIVFSGAQPSGELSIGNYMGALRQWVKMQDDFDCIYCIVDLHAITARQDPAQLRKATLDTLALYLACGIDPKKSTIFVQSHVAEHSQLGWALNCYTYFGELSRMTQFKDKSARYAENINAGLFDYPVLMAADILLYQTNQVPVGEDQKQHLELSRDIAGRFNALYGDTFAVPEPFIPKSGARVMSLQDPTKKMSKSDDNRNNVIGLLEDTKSVTKKIKRAMTDSEEPPVIRYDQVAKPGVSNLLDILSGVNGKSIAELEAEFEGQMYGHLKGAVAEAVSEMLTGLQERFHQYRADEAFLQQVMREGAEKARSRAQVTLKKVYEAIGFVPAP from the coding sequence ATGAGTAAACCCATCGTCTTTAGTGGCGCACAACCTTCTGGTGAATTGAGCATTGGTAACTACATGGGTGCTCTGCGTCAATGGGTTAAAATGCAAGATGACTTTGACTGCATTTACTGCATCGTTGACCTGCACGCAATTACTGCACGTCAAGATCCTGCTCAATTACGCAAAGCCACCCTCGACACCCTGGCGCTGTATCTCGCCTGCGGTATTGATCCCAAGAAGAGCACGATTTTTGTTCAGTCACACGTGGCCGAGCACTCCCAGCTCGGTTGGGCGCTGAACTGCTACACTTATTTTGGTGAACTGAGCCGCATGACGCAGTTTAAAGACAAGTCTGCGCGCTACGCTGAAAACATCAACGCCGGTCTGTTTGACTATCCGGTGCTGATGGCGGCCGACATTCTACTGTACCAGACCAATCAGGTGCCGGTAGGTGAAGACCAGAAGCAGCATCTGGAGCTGAGTCGCGATATCGCAGGTCGTTTCAACGCGCTTTATGGCGACACCTTTGCCGTTCCCGAGCCGTTTATTCCGAAGTCTGGTGCCCGCGTGATGTCATTGCAGGACCCGACCAAGAAGATGTCCAAGTCAGACGACAACCGCAACAACGTGATTGGCCTGCTCGAAGACACCAAGTCTGTGACCAAAAAAATCAAACGCGCCATGACGGACTCGGAAGAGCCGCCGGTCATTCGTTACGATCAGGTCGCCAAGCCGGGCGTTTCCAACCTGCTGGATATTCTCTCAGGGGTGAACGGCAAGAGCATTGCCGAGCTGGAAGCGGAGTTTGAAGGTCAGATGTATGGTCACTTGAAAGGTGCTGTGGCAGAAGCGGTTTCCGAGATGCTGACCGGTCTGCAGGAGCGTTTTCACCAGTACCGCGCCGACGAAGCTTTCTTGCAACAGGTGATGCGTGAGGGGGCTGAAAAAGCGCGCTCGCGTGCTCAGGTAACGTTGAAGAAGGTGTATGAAGCCATCGGTTTTGTCCCTGCACCGTAA
- the dam gene encoding adenine-specific DNA-methyltransferase, with amino-acid sequence MKKNRAFLKWAGGKYPLVDDIKRYLPAGDCLIEPFVGAGSVFLNTDYEAYILADINNDLIALYNIVKLRHVEFIRDARELFTPEFNQSERYYQLRAEFNASTDSYRRSLLFLYLNRHCYNGLCRYNLSGSFNVPFGRYKKPYFPEDELHWFSEKAQNAQFVCEHYQQTLLKAEKGSVVYCDPPYVPLSATANFTAYHTNSFSMTDQKNLARMAEQLSLEQRVPVLISNHDTELTRDWYASAVLHVVTARRTISSNILQRSKVTELLALYS; translated from the coding sequence ATGAAGAAGAACCGCGCTTTTTTAAAATGGGCTGGTGGTAAATATCCGCTGGTTGATGACATCAAACGTTATCTGCCAGCGGGAGATTGCTTGATTGAGCCTTTTGTTGGTGCGGGATCTGTGTTTCTTAACACTGATTATGAAGCCTATATTCTGGCCGACATTAACAACGATTTGATTGCGTTGTACAACATCGTAAAATTGCGTCATGTAGAGTTCATTCGTGACGCAAGAGAGCTTTTTACTCCAGAGTTTAATCAGTCCGAACGGTACTATCAGCTCAGGGCAGAGTTCAATGCCAGCACTGACAGTTACCGTCGTTCGCTGCTTTTTTTATATCTTAATCGCCATTGTTACAATGGACTTTGTCGCTACAACCTCAGTGGATCGTTTAATGTGCCTTTTGGGCGCTATAAAAAACCTTATTTCCCCGAGGACGAATTGCATTGGTTCTCTGAAAAAGCACAGAATGCACAGTTTGTGTGTGAACATTACCAGCAAACTCTGTTGAAAGCTGAAAAGGGTTCCGTGGTGTATTGCGACCCGCCGTATGTGCCGCTTTCGGCTACGGCGAACTTTACCGCTTACCACACCAACAGCTTTAGCATGACTGACCAGAAAAACCTCGCCCGAATGGCCGAGCAACTTTCCTTGGAGCAGCGTGTGCCGGTATTAATATCGAACCACGATACTGAATTGACCCGTGACTGGTATGCCTCTGCGGTGCTGCATGTCGTGACCGCAAGACGCACCATCAGCAGTAACATATTGCAGCGCAGCAAGGTAACCGAGCTTTTGGCTTTGTATAGCTAA
- the rpe gene encoding ribulose-phosphate 3-epimerase: protein MKKFLIAPSILAADFARLGEDTVKALEAGGDVVHFDVMDNHYVPNLTIGPNVCQSLHKYLQDKGINKPIDVHLMVMPVDSLIPQFAEAGATYITFHPEATLHVDRTLQLIKSHGCKAGLVFTPTTPLSYLDYVMDKLDVILLMSINPGFGGQTFIPATLDKLRQVRQRIDESGYDIRLEIDGGVKIDNIGEIAAAGADMFVAGSAIFSQPDYRTVIDSMRSELAKVSHE from the coding sequence ATGAAAAAGTTTTTGATTGCTCCATCCATTCTTGCGGCTGACTTTGCCCGCCTGGGTGAAGACACCGTCAAGGCATTGGAAGCAGGCGGCGACGTGGTGCATTTCGATGTCATGGATAATCACTATGTACCGAATCTGACTATCGGTCCAAACGTCTGCCAGTCTTTGCATAAGTATCTGCAAGACAAAGGGATTAATAAACCGATTGACGTTCACCTGATGGTGATGCCGGTCGACAGTCTGATCCCACAGTTTGCCGAAGCAGGTGCGACCTACATTACTTTCCATCCTGAAGCCACGCTACACGTTGACCGTACTTTGCAACTCATCAAATCACATGGCTGCAAGGCAGGACTGGTGTTTACGCCAACGACCCCGCTGAGCTATCTAGACTACGTGATGGACAAGCTCGACGTGATTCTGCTGATGTCGATTAACCCAGGCTTTGGTGGACAGACCTTTATTCCCGCCACGCTCGATAAACTGCGCCAGGTGCGCCAGCGCATTGACGAAAGCGGCTACGACATTCGCCTCGAAATCGACGGCGGCGTAAAAATCGACAATATCGGTGAAATTGCGGCTGCCGGCGCCGACATGTTTGTTGCCGGTTCGGCTATCTTTAGCCAGCCTGACTACCGCACAGTGATCGACAGCATGCGCAGCGAACTGGCTAAGGTTTCCCATGAGTGA
- a CDS encoding phosphoglycolate phosphatase produces the protein MSETLSPQGVAFDLDGTLVDSAPGLAEAVDRALEDVGLQKAGIARVSTWIGNGADVMVERAVRWAEGDLSPAFCLSVRDKFDHYYAETAAGGSKLYPQVKETLHALAAAGIPLGLITNKPTPFVAPLLVSLGLDGLFSQVLGGDDVVQKKPHPAPLYLMLANLGLRASELVFVGDSRNDIQAAQAAGCQCVGMTYGYNYGEDIALSKPDRVLECFADLLPTLGLPSLKDQEA, from the coding sequence ATGAGTGAGACTCTTTCCCCGCAGGGTGTCGCTTTTGACCTCGACGGCACGCTGGTTGACAGCGCGCCGGGCCTGGCAGAGGCGGTAGACCGCGCACTGGAAGACGTTGGGCTGCAAAAAGCGGGCATAGCGCGCGTCAGCACCTGGATTGGTAACGGTGCCGACGTCATGGTAGAGCGCGCGGTGCGCTGGGCCGAAGGTGATCTCAGTCCCGCATTCTGTCTGAGCGTACGTGACAAATTTGACCATTACTATGCCGAGACCGCCGCCGGTGGCAGCAAACTCTATCCGCAGGTAAAAGAAACGCTGCATGCGCTCGCGGCGGCAGGTATTCCGCTGGGCCTGATAACCAACAAGCCGACGCCTTTTGTTGCGCCGCTGCTGGTGTCGTTGGGTCTTGACGGTTTATTTTCCCAGGTGCTGGGCGGTGACGACGTGGTGCAAAAAAAACCGCATCCCGCTCCGCTGTACCTGATGCTGGCCAATTTGGGCCTGCGTGCCAGTGAGCTGGTGTTTGTGGGCGATTCACGCAATGACATTCAGGCGGCGCAGGCGGCGGGTTGTCAGTGTGTGGGCATGACCTACGGTTATAATTACGGTGAAGACATCGCGCTGAGTAAACCCGACCGGGTTCTCGAATGTTTTGCCGACCTTTTGCCCACCTTAGGGCTACCCTCTTTAAAGGATCAGGAAGCTTAA
- a CDS encoding helix-turn-helix transcriptional regulator, giving the protein MNQFRISVVAHLIAEPVRSVMLIALSGGESLSSSALADAAGITAQTASFHLGKLREGGLVTVEAVGRHRYYQLAGPHVSHLLESLASVGPVGSQWLTTPNRSAKDLRFARCCYDHLAGQIGVAMTQGMLNRGLLVEGNQCYILSDAGHNWLEQRGVEISHAISDQADNMRQCLDWTERQYHLAGPLGARLLTAFLAWKWLVRLPDTRSLKVTATGWAAFEEHFGIRYQQGTFLFMPLP; this is encoded by the coding sequence ATGAACCAATTTCGCATCTCCGTTGTTGCTCACCTGATTGCCGAGCCGGTTCGTTCAGTGATGTTGATAGCCCTGTCCGGCGGTGAGTCTCTTTCCTCCAGCGCATTGGCCGACGCGGCAGGCATTACGGCGCAAACGGCGAGTTTTCACCTTGGCAAACTGCGCGAGGGCGGCTTAGTGACCGTTGAGGCAGTGGGCCGCCATCGCTATTACCAGCTTGCCGGACCGCATGTCTCACATCTTCTTGAAAGTTTGGCGTCGGTCGGTCCGGTTGGATCACAATGGCTGACTACACCCAATCGCTCCGCCAAAGATCTGCGGTTTGCCCGCTGTTGTTACGATCATCTGGCGGGTCAGATTGGCGTCGCTATGACTCAGGGAATGCTAAATCGTGGACTGCTGGTGGAGGGTAATCAGTGCTACATCTTGAGCGATGCGGGACATAATTGGCTTGAACAACGGGGCGTTGAAATTAGCCATGCTATTTCAGATCAGGCCGATAACATGCGCCAATGTCTCGACTGGACTGAACGGCAATATCATCTTGCCGGCCCGCTGGGCGCCCGCCTATTGACGGCGTTTTTAGCCTGGAAATGGCTGGTTCGTCTACCCGACACGCGATCGTTGAAAGTGACGGCGACCGGTTGGGCCGCCTTTGAGGAGCATTTTGGCATTCGCTATCAGCAAGGCACGTTTTTATTTATGCCACTGCCCTAA
- the hofQ gene encoding DNA uptake porin HofQ, giving the protein MNHNLKNNNIRRVLGLVGLILAAAGMVNAHATEQPRSTKVADKKPQLPMNLEFFDAPINLILQALADHQQVNLIIGQGVEGRLSLRLKAIAWQQAMDVVMRMGKLTSQRQGNVLMIFPESELLHQQQKKAEQAERQKLARPLVSTTLALKHADVTTVAAQLNAQKGSLLSPRAIVSADLRTNQLLIRDAPSELKNAQAWVEAMDLPIQQVQLAAHIVTMNSDSLRELGVRWGINRPSEAVKSSLVGDVSIGQAVENPILSAGFTLARIGERLLTLELSALEQQDQVEIIASPRLMTANMQTASIKQGTEIPYQVSSGASGSTSIEFKEAVLGMEVTPKILPNGAITLALQISQNMPGRKIKQAEGEALSIDKQEIKTQVTVKDGETLVLGGIFQQQGINTENKVPGLGNIPLIGGLFKQQSMHDQRRELVIFITPTLINSQ; this is encoded by the coding sequence ATGAATCACAATCTAAAGAACAATAATATCAGGCGGGTGTTAGGGCTTGTCGGTCTGATACTGGCCGCAGCGGGCATGGTGAATGCGCACGCAACAGAGCAGCCTAGGTCAACGAAGGTCGCCGACAAAAAACCGCAGTTGCCTATGAATCTCGAATTTTTTGATGCACCGATAAACTTGATCCTGCAGGCACTGGCCGATCATCAACAGGTGAATTTAATCATCGGGCAGGGCGTGGAGGGACGATTGAGCCTGCGGTTAAAGGCGATTGCGTGGCAGCAGGCGATGGACGTGGTAATGCGCATGGGCAAGCTGACCAGCCAGCGACAGGGCAACGTGTTGATGATCTTTCCCGAGTCGGAGCTGCTGCACCAGCAGCAAAAAAAGGCCGAGCAGGCCGAACGGCAAAAATTGGCACGCCCGCTAGTGAGCACAACGTTGGCGCTAAAGCACGCCGACGTTACGACGGTGGCTGCGCAGCTTAATGCTCAAAAGGGCAGCTTGCTCTCACCGCGGGCGATAGTCAGCGCCGATTTACGCACCAACCAACTGCTGATCCGCGATGCACCGTCGGAGCTGAAGAATGCGCAGGCCTGGGTCGAGGCGATGGACTTGCCTATTCAGCAGGTTCAGCTCGCGGCGCACATTGTGACCATGAACAGCGACAGCCTGCGCGAGCTGGGCGTGCGTTGGGGGATAAATCGTCCGTCAGAGGCGGTGAAATCGTCGCTGGTGGGGGACGTGAGCATTGGGCAGGCGGTAGAAAACCCGATTCTCAGCGCCGGTTTTACGCTGGCGCGCATCGGAGAAAGGTTGCTGACACTTGAACTGAGCGCCCTGGAACAGCAGGACCAGGTTGAAATCATCGCCAGCCCGCGTCTGATGACCGCTAATATGCAAACCGCGAGCATCAAGCAGGGCACTGAAATACCTTATCAGGTGTCGAGCGGTGCCAGCGGCAGTACATCTATCGAATTTAAGGAGGCAGTGCTGGGCATGGAGGTCACACCCAAGATTTTACCCAATGGCGCCATCACTCTGGCGCTGCAAATAAGCCAGAACATGCCGGGGCGTAAAATAAAGCAGGCGGAGGGGGAAGCGCTGTCGATTGATAAGCAGGAAATTAAAACGCAAGTCACGGTGAAAGACGGCGAGACATTGGTATTAGGCGGTATTTTTCAGCAACAGGGTATAAACACAGAGAATAAAGTACCGGGTTTAGGCAATATTCCCTTGATAGGTGGGCTGTTTAAACAACAATCTATGCATGACCAACGTCGCGAATTGGTGATTTTTATCACCCCAACGTTAATCAACAGCCAATAA
- the damX gene encoding cell division protein DamX has translation MDDLTPEDDLKPDTSDRRPQRSRKQSSPAPKLAVSRQYLMIGIGIIVLLLLILGIGSALKSPAQNNAAAPSNGPKDINLSGSSSDASTASSTPATPNAQTPSSATQSDANASSQPKSIGLPPISSTPTQAQPQADNGQKERVDLPGDINDALSQQQGQVNAAAQDGINAGNQSLTSLPTAPATINSSLKGRAPAAVTPRPAHRTPEKTTAVEHRTERRTEHTTPARKPIAKAAEPVRKPEIKGEAEHHAAAPARTSVESGSAAALKSAPGSHFTLQLSGASQANSLNTFARQQGLKNYTVYQTARDGKPWFVLVSGNYASSAEAKRAIASLPADVQAKKPWVKPVHQVQQDLKK, from the coding sequence ATGGACGATTTAACACCGGAAGACGATCTTAAGCCAGATACCAGCGACCGCCGCCCACAGCGCTCGCGTAAACAGTCTTCGCCTGCACCAAAGCTTGCGGTATCCCGTCAGTATTTAATGATTGGTATTGGCATTATTGTGCTGCTGCTGTTGATTCTGGGGATCGGCTCTGCGCTGAAGTCTCCGGCTCAAAATAACGCTGCTGCGCCTTCTAACGGGCCGAAAGATATTAATCTTTCTGGTTCGAGCAGTGATGCGTCAACCGCGAGCAGCACGCCAGCAACGCCTAATGCTCAGACACCTTCGTCTGCGACTCAGTCTGATGCCAATGCGTCTTCGCAGCCGAAAAGCATCGGTCTGCCGCCTATTTCTTCTACCCCGACGCAGGCTCAGCCTCAGGCCGATAACGGTCAGAAAGAGCGCGTAGACCTGCCGGGCGATATTAACGATGCGCTTTCCCAGCAGCAGGGGCAGGTTAACGCCGCTGCTCAGGATGGCATTAATGCGGGCAATCAGTCTCTGACCTCATTACCAACGGCACCGGCTACTATCAACAGCAGCCTTAAAGGCCGCGCGCCGGCCGCAGTGACACCGCGTCCTGCACACCGCACGCCGGAAAAAACCACCGCCGTTGAACATCGCACCGAACGTCGTACCGAACACACTACGCCAGCCAGAAAGCCAATTGCCAAGGCCGCGGAGCCTGTGCGTAAGCCTGAAATCAAAGGAGAAGCAGAGCATCATGCCGCTGCTCCCGCAAGAACGAGCGTCGAGTCGGGCAGCGCTGCCGCGCTGAAATCTGCACCAGGTAGCCATTTTACCCTGCAGCTTAGCGGTGCATCGCAGGCTAACTCTTTGAATACTTTTGCTCGTCAGCAGGGGCTTAAAAACTACACCGTCTATCAGACCGCACGCGATGGCAAACCCTGGTTTGTATTAGTCAGCGGTAACTATGCGTCTTCTGCCGAAGCAAAACGCGCGATAGCCAGTTTACCTGCCGACGTTCAAGCGAAAAAACCGTGGGTTAAGCCTGTACATCAAGTACAGCAAGACCTTAAAAAATGA